The region TAACGTtaagttaactagctaacgttagctactgaactagctaacgttagctactgaactagctaacgttagctactgaactagctaacgttagctactgaactagctaacgttagctactgaaCTAGCTTTTTAGGTTAGGAACTAATTTAGCTAGTTACGTCTGAACTAATGTGTTGACTGGCCAGTTTTAAGATAAACATGAATCATAATCTGACTGCGATTAGTCATTCAAGTCCGTTCAAGGCTTTGTTTGTGTTATACATTTAACAGACACTTGAATGTaaactaactggctaacgttagttGCCAACGTCATTATTCTGCCCTGATGACATCAGATGATTGAATTGAGCCTTTCTACTCGATGCTTCCAACTCTGACATATGCTACAAGTAAAGTGTGTTTTCGAGAATATTCAACAGACTTTTCCCGTTGATTCATTTTCACCATTTGTCTAGAAAGTCATCCGAATGTATAGCGTTACTGTGGGATCATACAGCTGTGGAAAAGACTAGCAAAGCAGTTTAAATTGTTGACCATAGTTTCTGTGGAATATGGGTAGTGTTCAAGTCGTATGGTGTTTTCATGTTCTCAAAGAAAAACTTAAtcagtacagtaggcctacagttttttatttaaatgtaacatttatttaactagccaagtcagttaaaaacaaattgttatttacaatcaCAGCCTACACCGAGAGAAACGTTATTGTGTGTTTTTGGATAAGACTTGAGCTAGGTACTTGTTTTATCCATTGAGGCCCTAATAAGGGAATATGACACATTTGCCAAATATTGGTTGAAAGGCTTTACATAACCACTTTTTGTGATAATGAGGTGGCTGTGACTGGTTCTGACATGTCTTCTGATGTTTGATAATGCAGTTTGTCTCGTAACCTCAATCTAGTGGATTTCCTAGAAAATTAATTCAAGTCCTACTCTAGACAAGTCTCAGAACCAACCACTTAACTACCCAGTATTATGTAGTCACATCATTTGACTCATTCCTGTCAATTCTCCCTCTGTAGGATAACTGggatgatgaagaggaagagaagaaagcAGAGGCAAAGAAAGCTGGTGAAGAAATATACAATTTCCAACCAATGGTTTGAGAAAGTAGCGGCTGCAGCCTGTTGTAATATGCACATACCTGTATATGTTTTTGTGAAAATATCACAAAAATGTTCCTGCATCTTACTGGCTGCCTTGTCTTTTATTATCAAGTACCTGCTTAAATTATGTATAATTTCAACTTGATTTGATGGTTGTTTTTGTTCCAGAGGTTTGCTGTAACATTCCTTTTTTGTTTCAGAGGCCAAAGTGTCAGAGAAGAAAAAACTGgctgaaaaaattaaggagaaagAAAACCGGCTAAGGAAAAAGCAACAAGAGCTAAAAAAGAAAGTGAGTTTTGGAAATGTTGGATTAATTTTACAGATCTGAATATTTTCTCTCTTATGCCTTTACTTTTTTCATGTTGatagttggaggaggaggaggaagagcttACACCCGAACAACAGCTAGCAGAAAAGTTGAAAGTCCAGAAGATGCAGGAGGAAGCTGACTTGGAGCTGGCAAAAGAAGCTTTTGGTAAGCTCCTGGAGTATCCTGTCAGGTTTAACCCAGATATCAAGGATGTCATTTTcccagattttttaaatgtttccctGATACATGAAACATACATTTTAATGTGTACCCACTAGCCAGCCATACTGTTATTGTGTGTTCTCATTAGTTTTTGTCCTTGTCATTTCAGGAATGTCAGGGGGTAGTACCACAAACAATGTTTCTGGAATTGATGCCATGTGCCCATCTTCTAAAGAGGACTTCACAGAGTTTGAAAAGCTGCTGAAAGTGAAAATATTACAGTATGAAAAATCTGTGCATTATTCAAGCTTCTTGGAGTCACTGTTTCGGGAGCTCTGTATTTCATGTGAGTTCAACATCCTACATATGGTACATTATTTATTATTCAGTGTGTTTTAGTTTTGTGCACCTAACTTATTACTTTAAAACAAATGCCAAACCACATGTTATAAATACCTTATGTTgagatatgtgtatatatacataagcCATTCAATAATGGTTTGACTTGACATATTTGGATTTCACTAACGTTCAGGCTCAACCGTTGTTATAACGTATTAACTTGTCTAAACTAAATGTCCTGTTTTCTACACAGTGGAAGTTGAAGACTTAAAGAAAATCAGCTCTTCCCTGACAGTGCTACTTAATGAAAAACAGAAGCAAGAAAAGGTAAGTTGTTTCTTATTCATGATCAACCAAAATGATGTCATCCTTCTAGAGTTTTCTTCATGAATTGTAGATCTCTTTACGGTCAGTGGAGGGAGCCCTCTACCAGTACCTCCAGATTGCTTTTCATTGGTCTCAGCTCAAGGAACTAACTTACACCCTGGTTGCGCCATTTACATGAATATTCACTCAATTCACTTTGAAGAACACCAAGTGTTTATTTGTAGAAATGGTTTAAGTTTAGTTTTGGTTCCCCAGGCAATCAAaggcaaaaagaagaagaaaggagTTGTACTTGGTGGTGGTATGAAAGCCAAGGGGAAAGATGACCTTGCAGACTATGGAGAATTCGATGGTGGCTACACCCAAGACTATGATGACTTCATGTGACGACGGCTATATCCCCACTGCCTTTTCACCCTTTAACCCTCAGAAATGCAGCTGTACTTCTCATGCTATCCAGTGTCATCCTGGAAAAACCTGAACAATGTGTCGCCCTTTTGCTTCAATGATCCGAGGGACTATACAGGGAGCATCCAGTACCAACACTTCTGTTAATACATAATGAAATTTCTCATTCAGCCTCCAAACTTCATAAAGATACAAAACACAGTGAAAAATACTTTACATGCTGTATGTGATTTGTAGAGCACATTTTTGATTTAGAGAAATTATATGCTCATGTCAAATTCTAGTTGCTACTGCAGTGACATCTAAACAAATTAGGTTCTATGCAAATAATTTCACCCAGAATGTCTATAAATATTATAGATATTTCACTTTACCTGTCGATGGGTTTCTTACAGGAAAGTATATAGTATCTATAACGGTTGCCAAATACACATGTTATCTTTATCCATCAAAAGTTTCATTGTTCGTGCTTTGAAACTGACACTATGTGTTTAGTAGTTTGAAATTTTACAGGGGGCTTATGCATTCACTGTAAAAATGGATAGACAAGTGCAATGCATTTTAGTTGGGCgctatccagattttcataccatcatactggtcctgAATGCACAAAACACATTTAAGCAGCAGGGATTTATCCAGGAGGAACTTGATtgtctgctgtaaccaagaagcttgatcttgcaaGTGAACCACTGATCTAGTGAGTTAGTAAACCCAATGCATAGCTGGAGATAATTTATTTGGCATGTCTAAGCAGTTGTATTGAAAATCAAACTGTTTCAAAATTATATGGTATACAGCCCAAGCCTAATTTTGCGATAGATGTGACCAAACCTCATGGCCATCCTCTGGATACATCTGTGGAATATCCTTGAACAGTTGAAGCAGGAGGGATTTTAGGTATTTTTTTTGTGCATGACGAATGAAATTTGCTCATCAATTGTTACTAATGCAGATATAATTGTGATCTAGCAAGTTCACACAACTGGTCTCCTTAACATTGCTTCTGCAGGCTTGTATCAAGTGAGACAAGGAGGGGGATTATGGGCTGACCTTATTGTCTTCATAATGGTAGAAAGGGACATGTTTATTCCTATTTTCTAACATTTGATAGTTTTCAAATTGTTAAGGAAATTGGATGTGGTGTACAATATACTGTAAAAGATGACCAGCTCTTCAGTGTTTTATATGCATCTAATTTAATAAAATCACTGGTCGAAAGGATAAATTATCACATTTCTCGACTTTTTTTTATTAACCTGAGTTCACTGACAGTTGTGTTATGGCTTGAGTTGATTAGAAGTAGCTTGTCCGCAGTGTGCGCTTTACAATGTCAGCTACAGTTGTagttg is a window of Oncorhynchus kisutch isolate 150728-3 linkage group LG3, Okis_V2, whole genome shotgun sequence DNA encoding:
- the LOC109886900 gene encoding eukaryotic translation initiation factor 3 subunit J-A, producing the protein MADADDWDADNFELDVAPIKKAVVLDKWEGEDEDEDVKDNWDDEEEEKKAEAKKAEAKVSEKKKLAEKIKEKENRLRKKQQELKKKLEEEEEELTPEQQLAEKLKVQKMQEEADLELAKEAFGMSGGSTTNNVSGIDAMCPSSKEDFTEFEKLLKVKILQYEKSVHYSSFLESLFRELCISLEVEDLKKISSSLTVLLNEKQKQEKAIKGKKKKKGVVLGGGMKAKGKDDLADYGEFDGGYTQDYDDFM